A DNA window from Schistocerca gregaria isolate iqSchGreg1 chromosome 2, iqSchGreg1.2, whole genome shotgun sequence contains the following coding sequences:
- the LOC126335711 gene encoding putative gustatory receptor 28a — MDMYAMLRLYQELPRITVIVDVAMRLVNYSRVLWPFAHSTVFMLRDMRLFLEALEYFDERIQYKKQERGNLIGLLLCCISILLILAEFALAPVYFRRYPENTRVLQWILSVVIRGLESLVLLQITTLVLELRERFRILNDCILTTATPHSNKHISRILLGYVRQPDLATQLGVVRLQHAHAVLQRAAEILQRHFDITLVLHVTTALSALIYGAYEFLVMCMAPEKSHATVVNNSKASAATWLTSHILNLVAVVLSCSATVDEAERTRDLVVRVATLQGRPFLSAGMEPLLTQVLNSRPLSFEAAGFFTIDRHLLVSALCVTITYLVILAQISLS; from the coding sequence ATGGACATGTATGCAATGCTCAGACTTTACCAGGAACTGCCACGAATCACTGTTATCGTAGATGTCGCAATGAGACTAGTCAACTATTCAAGAGTACTTTGGCCATTTGCACATAGTACAGTGTTTATGTTGAGAGACATGAGACTGTTTCTAGAAGCTCTCGAATACTTCGATGAACGTATACAGTACAAAAAGCAGGAAAGAGGAAATCTCATCGGCTTACTGTTGTGCTGCATTTCCATTCTGCTAATCCTGGCAGAATTCGCTTTAGCTCCTGTCTATTTTCGCCGGTACCCTGAGAATACACGCGTATTACAGTGGATATTGTCTGTAGTGATCAGGGGCCTGGAATCCCTCGTCCTGCTACAAATCACCACACTTGTACTCGAACTGCGAGAGAGATTTCGTATACTCAACGACTGTATCCTGACGACTGCCACTCCTCACAGCAACAAGCACATTTCTCGTATCCTCCTGGGCTATGTTCGACAACCGGATCTGGCAACCCAGCTTGGAGTGGTCCGGCTGCAGCACGCACACGCAGTTCTCCAGCGGGCAGCAGAAATCCTGCAACGCCACTTCGACATCACCTTGGTTCTGCACGTGACGACAGCGCTCTCCGCTCTCATATACGGTGCGTATGAGTTCCTGGTGATGTGCATGGCGCCAGAGAAGAGCCACGCCACCGTGGTCAACAATTCCAAGGCGTCGGCAGCAACGTGGCTGACGTCTCACATCCTGAACCTGGTGGCTGTGGTGCTCTCCTGCTCGGCGACGGTGGACGAGGCAGAGCGCACGCGCGACTTGGTGGTGAGGGTCGCCACGCTGCAGGGGCGCCCCTTTCTAAGTGCTGGGATGGAGCCGCTGCTGACGCAAGTGCTGAACTCTCGCCCGCTGTCGTTCGAGGCTGCCGGTTTCTTCACCATCGACCGCCATCTATTGGTGTCCGCTCTCTGCGTCACCATCACATACTTAGTCATATTAGCTCAGATTTCTCTCAGTTAA